From the Mastacembelus armatus chromosome 14, fMasArm1.2, whole genome shotgun sequence genome, one window contains:
- the LOC113143190 gene encoding uncharacterized protein LOC113143190 — MDGKVNVQLPPLIECDSVPDDRTEIPSPEIAQHHPHLLSVADKIQTVDHQAPILLLLGRDILRVHKVREQINGPNNAPYAQRLDLGWVIVGDVCLGKAHRPAVVNVYKTHTLDNGRPSYFEPCPNMIHVKENSDYTTQQCSPTVLSGIQASNIGQPTDILGHSVFDRTKGDGKLALSIEDTTFLALMDDEVYQNKENSWVAPLPFRCPRRRLPSNREQALKRLYSLRKTREKKPKMKDHYIEFMRKLLENDQAESAPPLPEGKEHWYLPTFGVYHPQKPDQIRVVFDSSAESEGTSLNQVLMSGPDLNNTLLGVLMHFRREPIALTADIQQMFYCFVVREDHRDYLRYLWFEDSDITKKVIEFRMKVHVFGNSPSPAVAIYCMRRAAQEGEREHGSDARHFVERQFYVDDGLTSVATPEGAINLLVRTQNMLAESNLRLHKLASNCSQVMEAFPVKDRAKDLKELDLGIDPLPVQRSLGLCWNLQTDRFHLPCVR; from the coding sequence ATGGATGGGAAAGTAAATGTTCAGCTACCACCTTTGATAGAATGTGACTCTGTGCCGGATGATAGGACGGAGATACCGTCTCCAGAGATTGCTCAACATCATCCACACCTCCTCTCAGTTGCAGACAAAATCCAGACTGTTGACCACCAAGCTCCAATCCTTTTGCTTTTGGGAAGGGACATTCTTAGAGTGCATAAGGTACGTGAACAAATTAACGGACCCAATAATGCGCCATATGCCCAAAGGCTTGACTTAGGTTGGGTTATTGTGGGAGACGTATGTCTAGGAAAAGCCCACAGACCAGCAGTGGTCAATGTATACAAGACACACACCTTGGACAATGGGCGTCCGTCTTACTTTGAGCCTTGTCCAAACATGATTCATGTCAAGGAAAATAGTGattacacaacacaacagtgcAGCCCAACAGTGCTAAGTGGTATACAAGCATCAAACATTGGTCAGCCCACAGACATCCTAGGGCACTCTGTGTTTGATAGAACCAAAGGTGACGGCAAGCTTGCACTATCCATAGAGGACACGACATTCCTGGCTCTAATGGACGATGAAGTTTACCAAAACAAAGAGAATAGTTGGGTTGCTCCCTTACCCTTCCGCTGCCCACGAAGGAGGCTTCCAAGCAACAGAGAACAAGCCTTAAAACGCCTCTACTCACTGCGAAAGACGCgggaaaagaaaccaaaaatgaaAGATCATTACATTGAGTTCATGCGGAAATTGCTGGAGAATGATCAAGCTGAGTCTGCACCACCTCTACCCGAAGGTAAAGAACACTGGTATTTACCCACCTTCGGCGTATACCACCCACAGAAACCAGACCAAATTCGAGTTGTTTTTGACTCTAGTGCAGAGAGTGAAGGAACGTCCCTAAACCAAGTGCTTATGAGTGGACCAGACTTGAACAACACATTATTAGGAGTACTTATGCATTTTCGAAGAGAGCCCATAGCCCTGACAGCTGACAtacagcaaatgttttattgctttgtgGTTCGTGAAGACCACAGAGACTATCTGCGCTATCTGTGGTTCGAAGACAGTGACATCACAAAGAAGGTTATTGAGTTCAGAATGAAAGTTCATGTATTTGGAAACAGCCCATCACCTGCTGTAGCCATTTATTGCATGAGACGGGCAGCCCAAGAGGGAGAGCGAGAACATGGCTCAGATGCAAGACACTTTGTTGAGCGTCAGTTCTATGTTGATGATGGACTCACATCAGTCGCCACGCCAGAAGGGGCAATCAACCTGCTTGTAAGAACCCAAAACATGTTGGCAGAGTCTAATCTGCGACTTCACAAATTAGCATCAAACTGCAGTCAAGTGATGGAAGCTTTTCCTGTCAAGGATCGTGCAAAAGACCTGAAAGAGTTAGACCTAGGAATAGATCCTCTTCCAGTGCAGCGTAGCTTAGGACTCTGTTGGAATCTTCAAACCGACAGATTTCACTTACCTTGTGTCAGATGA
- the LOC113143018 gene encoding uncharacterized protein LOC113143018 has product MMKQKAELEANMLKQKADLEASIHLLQFQKVAAAAVAEASAYEEAEVQSGEFKNEPCIEAEPFNTSQRTSEYVHHQSELLFTGAFSHHTAVEPSDRKYNKLDIQDRTAAITLGNSPQINKSMKQEATMNTFPISTYHHNPPTQAPNSPNDSTPVPNGAQDFARYLIRKELVSTGLLQFDDKPENYWAWKASFISATKDLNLSAREELDLLTKWLGPKSSKQAKRIRAVHTYDPSAGTKMVWQRLEECYGSPEAIEDALLKKVEEFPKLTNKDNVKLRELSDILLELECAKQDGTLPGLTYLEPAQGVRQIVEKLPFNLQERWTVVGTQYKETHCVPFPPFSVFMQFVQQQAKMKNDPSFISSASSHVTLRTENPPPYNRKVTVSAHKTDIAANSPQFSPGSKKMEEPDRQCPIHKKPHPLKKCKLFRDKPIEERKAYLKEHHICYRCCGSVQHIAKDCKAMVKCIECDSTKHISALHPGPAFPPKSTTPESQFNDGEEPSENSPSVTSKCTEGRKKK; this is encoded by the exons ATGATGAAGCAGAAGGCAGAATTGGAAGCAAACATGCTTAAACAAAAGGCCGATTTAGAGGCAAGCATCCATCTTCTACAGTTCCAGAAagtagcagctgcagctgtagcagAAGCTTCAGCCTATGAGGAAGCAGAGGTTCAAAGCGGGGAGTTCAAAAATGAACCCTGTATCGAAGCAGAGCCTTTTAATACATCGCAACGCACCAGTGAATATGTTCACCATCAAAGTGAGTTACTCTTCACAGGCGCTTTCTCTCATCACACCGCAGTAGAGCCTTCtgacagaaaatacaataaacttGATATACAAGACAGAACTGCAGCCATAACTTTGGGTAACTCACCACAAATAAACAAGAGCATGAAACAAGAAGCAACAATGAACACTTTTCCCATCAGTACCTACCATCATAACCCGCCAACGCAAGCACCGAATTCTCCAAATGACTCCACACCTGTACCTAATGGAGCACAAGACTTTGCAAGATATCTAATCCGCAAAGAACTGGTGAGCACAGGTCTCCTGCAATTTGATGACAAACCTGAAAATTATTGGGCTTGGAAAGCTTCTTTCATCAGTGCAACTAAAGACTTAAATTTATCGGCCAGAGAGGAACTGGACCTGTTGACAAAATGGCTGGGTCCCAAGTCATCAAAGCAGGCCAAAAGAATCCGTGCAGTACATACCTATGATCCTTCTGCAGGCACCAAAATGGTTTGGCAACGTCTCGAAGAGTGCTATGGCTCACCTGAGGCCATTGAAGATGCactgctgaaaaaagtagaGGAATTTCCTAAGCTAACAAATAAAGACAATGTTAAATTAAGAGAGCTCAGCGATATCCTATTGGAGCTAGAGTGTGCTAAACAAGATGGCACCTTACCAGGGCTCACTTACCTGGAACCAGCACAGGGAGTGAGACAAATTGTCGAAAAACTTCCTTTCAACCTACAGGAGAGATGGACAGTAGTAGGAACACAATACAAAGAAACGCATTGTGTGCCGTTTCCTCCCTTCTCTGTTTTCATGCAGTTTGTCCAACAgcaagcaaaaatgaaaaatgacccAAGCTTCATATCCAGTGCCAGCAGTCACGTAACTTTACGCACAGAGAATCCCCCACCATATAACCGCAAAGTCACTGTGTcagcacacaaaacagacattgcAGCTAACTCTCCACAATTTAGTCCAGGCTCAAAGAAAATGGAGGAACCAGATCGTCAGTGCCCAATCCATAAGAAGCCACACCCACTTAAGAAATGTAAACTGTTCAGAGACAAACCAATTGAAGAACGTAAGGCTTATCTCAAAGAGCATCACATTTGCTATCGGTGCTGTGGATCTGTCCAACATATTGCAAAGGATTGTAAAGCAATGGTCAAGTGTATTGAGTGTGACAGTACCAAGCATATATCAGCACTGCATCCGGGTCCTGCCTTTCCCCCAAAGAGCACTACACCGGAAAGTCAATTCAATGACGGTGAAGAGCCAAGTGAGAACTCACCTTCAGTAACCTCGAAGTGCACAGAG ggaagaaagaagaagtGA
- the nccrp1 gene encoding F-box only protein 50, translated as MVIVSARTMSSAEWKKRCEVEWGLQGAPMPDSLNWKSIYEAKPLGRNLLRNPSPLGLSKDSLPPEPELPDKPSDRPPRFQPDGDFTGWTTSTEVLPYDTSGIPAGAIVCEVGQYSWFTMEQVVDLKAEGLWEELLNKFQPEIVIQDWYEESQLHKSIYQLHVKLLGADKSTVISEYTVQPAEDLSTYSHTWKEVSHVFSGYGPGVRYVHFLHRLKNKFMREFYPTLFTGSSVIVKPKRSSS; from the exons ATGGTCATTGTATCTGCCCGCACCATGTCTAGCGCTGAATGGAAGAAGAGGTGTGAGGTTGAGTGGGGTCTGCAGGGCGCGCCCATGCCCGACAGCCTGAACTGGAAGTCCATCTATGAAGCGAAGCCGCTGGGGAGAAATTTACTGAGAAACCCTTCGCCCCTAG GATTGAGTAAGGACTCCCTTCCACCTGAACCTGAGCTGCCCGATAAGCCTTCAGATAGACCTCCACGTTTTCAACCTGATG gTGACTTCACTGGCTGGACCACGAGCACGGAAGTCCTCCCCTATGATACCAGTGGCATCCCAGCAGGTGCTATAGTCTGTGAAGTGGGTCAGTACAG CTGGTTCACCATGGAGCAGGTTGTGGACCTGAAGGCAGAGGGACTGTGGGAAGAGCTGCTGAATAAATTTCAGCCTGAAATTGTCATCCAAGACTG GTATGAGGAGAGTCAGCTGCACAAGTCCATCTACCAGCTGCATGTAAAGTTACTGGGTGCTGACAAAAGCACAGTGATCTCAGAGTACACTGTCCAACCAGCTGAAGACCTCAGCACTTACTCACACACCTGGAAGGAG GTGTCACATGTGTTCTCTGGCTATGGACCTGGGGTGAGATATGTTCACTTCCTGCACCGCCTTAAGAATAAGTTCATGAGGGAGTTCTATCCCACACTGTTCACCGGCAGCTCAGTGATTGTCAAACCAAAAAGATCCAGCTCCTAG
- the ckma gene encoding creatine kinase, muscle a, translating to MPFGNTHNNFKLNYTVDDEYPNLSKHNNHMAKVLTKELYGKLRDKQTPSGYTVDDVIQTGIDNPGHPFIMTVGCVAGDEESYEVFKGLFDPVIADRHGGYKATDKHKTDLNYENLKGGDDLDPNYVLSSRVRTGRSIKGFTLPPHNSRGERRAIERLSVEALTSLDGEFKGKYYPLKSMTDAEQEQLIADHFLFDKPVSPLLTCAGMARDWPDARGIWHNDNKTFLIWVNEEDHLRVISMQKGGNMREVFRRFCVGLQKIEEIFKKHNHGFMWNEHLGYVLTCPSNLGTGLRGGVHVKLPKLSTHPKFEEILTRLRLQKRGTGGVDTASVGGVFDISNADRLGSSEVEQVQLVVDGVKLMIEMEKKLEKGEAIDSMIPAQK from the exons ATGCCTTTTGGAAACACCCACAACAACTTCAAACTCAACTACACAGTTGATGATGAGTACCCTAACCTGTCCAAGCACAACAACCATATGGCCAAGGTCCTGACCAAAGAATTGTATGGCAAGCTTAGGGACAAGCAGACACCCAGTGGCTATACCGTGGATGATGTCATCCAGACTGGTATAGACAACCCTG GTCACCCCTTCATCATGACTGTTGGCTGCGTAGCTGGTGACGAGGAGTCCTATGAGGTCTTCAAGGGTCTGTTCGACCCTGTCATTGCCGATCGTCATGGTGGATACAAGGCCACTGACAAGCACAAGACCGACTTGAACTATGAGAACCTGAAG GGTGGAGACGACCTGGACCCTAACTATGTTTTGTCCAGCCGTGTTCGTACTGGCCGCAGCATCAAGGGATTCACCCTGCCCCCCCACAACAGCCGTGGCGAGCGCAGAGCTATTGAGAGGCTGTCTGTTGAGG ctctgaCCAGCTTGGATGGTGAGTTCAAGGGAAAGTACTACCCTTTGAAATCCATGACCGATGCTGAACAGGAACAGCTGATCGCtgatcacttcctgtttgacaaGCCTGTCTCTCCCCTGCTGACATGTGCCGGTATGGCCCGTGACTGGCCTGATGCCAGAGGTATCTG GCACAATGACAACAAGACCTTCCTGATCTGGGTGAACGAGGAGGATCATCTGCGCGTCATCTCCATGCAGAAGGGTGGCAACATGAGGGAGGTCTTCAGGCGCTTCTGTGTTGGCCTGCAGAAG ATTGAGGAGATCTTCAAGAAGCACAACCACGGCTTCATGTGGAATGAGCATCTGGGCTACGTCCTGACCTGCCCCTCCAACCTGGGTACTGGCCTGCGTGGTGGTGTCCATGTCAAGCTGCCCAAGCTGAGCACACACCCCAAGTTTGAGGAGATCCTCACTAGGCTGCGTCTCCAGAAGCGTGGCACAG GTGGTGTGGACACTGCTTCTGTGGGTGGTGTGTTTGACATCTCCAATGCTGACCGTCTGGGCTCCTCCGAGGTGGAGCAGGTGCAGCTGGTGGTTGATGGTGTAAAGCTGATGATTGAGATGgagaagaagctggagaagGGAGAGGCCATCGACAGCATGATTCCCGCCCAGAAGTAA